The Nitrospirota bacterium DNA segment TCCTACGCGGCTGGCGATTGCCTGCTGACGCATGACGATACCGATCAAGGGTATGAGATGCAGGGCGGGACGGCACCCAAGCGCCGTATCGCCCTGGTGAGCTATTTTCATGACGAGTGGAAGTCGGATTGGGGCGGGGAACTCATTATCTATGCGAATCGGAAGGCGCATGATTCCGATCAGCCGGAGCTTGAGGTGGCTCATTGTATCGAGCCTCGTCCAGGTTCGCTTGTGATGTTTACGGTTCCCCGTTTCCACCGAGTATGCCGGGTGGATCAAGTCGCGGGCGATCAGCGGCGGCTTTCAATCGCCGGATGGTTCATGACGGAACATCCGTAGGTTTCGCCACATATGAAAATTAATGGGGGCTGCCATATTCCAATGGCAGCCCCCATTTTCATGCATGAGGTGAGAGAGGATCTGTCTAGTACGGTTAGCCGACCCACTCGTCAGAGGGCCGCGCAAGTCCGGGAGGTTTTTCCGTCAGACTTTCGATCAAAGGCGCCGGTGCGTGAAGCGTTTGATTCACAAGTGAGACCAGGGTTTGGGGCTCAAACGGCTTGGGAATAAACGGGAGGGTTTCCCGGCGTATTCCATAGCCTGCCAGTTCCTGTTCGACATTGCCGGACATGAGGATGACTCGCAGACCTTTTCGTATGCGGATTGCGCGGACGGCCAGTTCGTGGCCATGTACGTGGGGGAATTGATTGGTGCTTGAAGCCAATTGAAAGCCCGGAGGAGGCAGGACCAGGTCTGTGAGCAACAGATCGATCGGCCCTTCGTGCTGCGTGCAGAGTTTGAGCGCGTCCGAACTGCCGTCGGCATGGAGGACCGTGAAGCCGGCCTCTTCCAGAATCCTCTTGCAGAGTTTCGTGAGAGCCAAGTCGTCATCGACCACCAGGATGGTCGGGGATGCGGATAGCGTCTCGATGGGTGGCTGCTCTGACATAGTGGGTTGCCCTTATCTACAGCATAGTGCTGGTCCGAACCCATGGCGAGAGAATATTCGGTTTGTACAACGCTAGCGTAGAAGGGGCCGCCAGGGTTTCTCGCGGTGCGGCTACTCTCGAGCAGATCGGGCCTTGAGCGCATCGAGCCGCTTCTTCTCCAGGCTCACATGCAGGGATTTCTCCTGCGTGACGATCACGGCGCCCGGCGCCTGGCCCTTCGCTTTCTTGACCCACTTGCGCCTGGTATAGATCACATCGCCTTTGCCGCTTTTCTTGAGATCGCTATAGAGCAGGGCCAGCGTGGCTGCGTCGCGTATCGTCTCGGGCGGTGGATCGCTTCCTTTTTCCAGCCGCACCACGACGTGAGAACCGGGGGTGCCGCGAGCATGGAACCAGAGGTCGTCGCTCTTGGCGAGGCCGAACGTCAGCTCGTCGTTCTCTCTGGCGTTTTTCCCGACATAGATCGCCAATCCGTCTGACGAGGTGAAGCGCCGGAACGGACCCTGCCGCGGTTCCTGCTTGCCTTTGGCCCCTCCAGTCCGCGAAGGAGTCCTGGTTCGCATAGTTGGGCGCGCGGTCTCGGGTGGCTGCCAGATTCCCTGTTCGATGGCGGTTAATTCTCCTTGTAGCGCCTCCAGCTCTTGTTCTCCCACCGTGATCCGCGGGTGGAGCTCTCGCTGTGCAGCCAGGTGCTTTCGATGTTTGCGGAAGTAGTCGTCCATATTGCCCTGGGGAGTTTTGGTCTGGTCCAGCGGGATCGTCAGGTTGGGGAGGGCCTCATCGAAATAATCCACCACGCTCACGTCGGTCTGGCCCCTGCGGATCGTACCCAGGTTCGCTTTGAGGAGTTCGCCGTAGCGGTCGTACGTCTTGTACTTCTCGGCTTTTGCGAGGTCTTCGTGCCAGGCCTCAATGCGGCGGCGGAGTTTCTTGATGGATTTTTTAAGTATCCCTGCCCGGGCCTGTCGCACGGTCCCGACGGCGGAGGTTGCTTCGGCTTTGCGGTAATGGGCGTCGATGGCAGCCGAGAGGGGGAATGGCGATTTTTGGGTGCCCTGGCTGAATCGGTCGAGATCGGCTGCCTGCCGATCCCCTTGAGGGAGAGCAGGTAGAGCATAGGCCTGTCCCACAAGGTTCTTCACCCCGTTCAGGTCTCGACGGATGAGGCCTGCGTCATCGAGTACGAGGAGATTCGCCGTCTTTCCTGTCAGTTCGGCGACCAGGGTGCAGGGACCTTCCTTAGCGCTCCATGCCAGTTGAACGATCCGGTCACCGGGGATCTGCTCGATTCCGTCGATGCGTGCGCCTTGGAGATGGGCACGGAGAAATTGACAGAAGGGGGGAGGCGTCGGTGGATTCTGAAAGGCTTCAGTGGAGAAGTGGAGACGGGCGCTGTCAGGGTGGCAAGAGATGAGGAGTCGATGCGTCCGTCCAGGCGCACGAATTTCCAGCACCAGCGTCCGATCGGTCGGCTGGTAAATCTTTTGAATCCACCCTCCAGCTAAGGCTGGAGCCAGCTCACTCACCACCTTGGCAATTTCTGTCGACGTCAAGGCCACGGTTCGTTTCCTGTCGCCGACCTATTCCAAGAGGGCGGCATAGAATTACATATAGGAGAGAACGTTTTCAGTCGGAGCATCGTTGGGGCCTAGGTCATTCTTGCCACAGGGGACTAAATTGTCACATGTCAGAGCGGTTAAGACCGGATGCTGTTCGTCCGCACTCTACGATTCAGCGCGAAAACTCGCAAGCCGCAGGCGCGGCAGCCGTGGCATTGCGATTGCCTCTGTAGAATGCAAGCGGGTGGGTGCAGGCCTGCTACGCTTGAATGGGGAGTACGAGGGGCATTGTGGCGGTGAGCGTGAGTTGGCCAAGGAGGGTCTCATGCAGTGCACCAGATGTGACGGTCTCATGGTGGTCGATAGCCTGATCGACATGCAGGAAAGCAGTATGCCGATGTGGATGAAAGGATGGCGCTGTGTGTCCTGCGGGAACATCGTCGATCCGCTCATTCTTCGGCATCGGATGATTCAGCAGGCGGGCGCCTCACGTTTGCTCGGAGCGGAAGTGGTCATGCCGCGGCTCCGTCACGCGCTGAAAGCGACGGGCTAACGGCGGATTCATCTCGCAGCCAGGCGCAATTAGCGCGACCATTGTTTCGTCATGTCGGTGTGTCCGCTCTGGCTCCGCCGGTATTTCATCGAGTCTGTTGTTTCCTCCCTATCTGCCGAACAAAATTCCGCCCATTCTTGCAGCGCGCTCGTTCCTCCGGTACAGTCTGGCTCCTTTACCCCGGAGCCTGTGCCCCCATGCCGTTACTTGATGTGTCCCTGCTGGTTCGCCTGCAAGCAGAATTTCGCCTGTCGATGAAGCGCCTCCTGAACGATCTGTGCCTGGATTTGGAAAATCAATATGCAGACGTGGCGAAATCGTTGGCCTTGCCGGTGGCCTACTTTCGGTTTCTTGGTCGAGCGCTTGAGCGGGATGCCTATGCGCAAGGGAAAGTCGTCGGCTGGATTGAAGC contains these protein-coding regions:
- a CDS encoding 2OG-Fe(II) oxygenase family protein; its protein translation is MENFWSSDERKFFREGMHEAAWKSLADLPKVREDFPNSGNWAKAEIARAQGQRLLSRLQLPCIQDYMESFQNITGRHVGFSYYSYAAGDCLLTHDDTDQGYEMQGGTAPKRRIALVSYFHDEWKSDWGGELIIYANRKAHDSDQPELEVAHCIEPRPGSLVMFTVPRFHRVCRVDQVAGDQRRLSIAGWFMTEHP
- a CDS encoding response regulator — protein: MSEQPPIETLSASPTILVVDDDLALTKLCKRILEEAGFTVLHADGSSDALKLCTQHEGPIDLLLTDLVLPPPGFQLASSTNQFPHVHGHELAVRAIRIRKGLRVILMSGNVEQELAGYGIRRETLPFIPKPFEPQTLVSLVNQTLHAPAPLIESLTEKPPGLARPSDEWVG
- a CDS encoding NFACT family protein — protein: MALTSTEIAKVVSELAPALAGGWIQKIYQPTDRTLVLEIRAPGRTHRLLISCHPDSARLHFSTEAFQNPPTPPPFCQFLRAHLQGARIDGIEQIPGDRIVQLAWSAKEGPCTLVAELTGKTANLLVLDDAGLIRRDLNGVKNLVGQAYALPALPQGDRQAADLDRFSQGTQKSPFPLSAAIDAHYRKAEATSAVGTVRQARAGILKKSIKKLRRRIEAWHEDLAKAEKYKTYDRYGELLKANLGTIRRGQTDVSVVDYFDEALPNLTIPLDQTKTPQGNMDDYFRKHRKHLAAQRELHPRITVGEQELEALQGELTAIEQGIWQPPETARPTMRTRTPSRTGGAKGKQEPRQGPFRRFTSSDGLAIYVGKNARENDELTFGLAKSDDLWFHARGTPGSHVVVRLEKGSDPPPETIRDAATLALLYSDLKKSGKGDVIYTRRKWVKKAKGQAPGAVIVTQEKSLHVSLEKKRLDALKARSARE